From one Balaenoptera acutorostrata chromosome 6, mBalAcu1.1, whole genome shotgun sequence genomic stretch:
- the LOC103008253 gene encoding olfactory receptor 13C9-like: protein MTKDPKEEIAHELNERFHVTSNKRQRPVIEPVHSEKGFSEAGVEQRGRKLQLLVGVGPQHLRLPPSYLYVLLPGNLSSLDICYTTTSIPSTLVSFLLKRKKISFSGRALQMFLGLAMGTTECVLLGMMAFDRYVAICNPWIIGVVNSAVQTVFVVQLPFCRNNVIHHFSCEILTVMKLACADILGDEFIMFVAAILFTLVPLLLIVISYSLIISSILKIHTSEGRSKAFSTCSAHLIIFSGTILFMYMKPKSKEPLNSDVLDAIDKLISMFYGVMTPMMNPLISLRNKDVKEAVTHLSNRWFFSK from the exons ACAGAGGCCTGTCATCGAGCCAGTCCACTCAGAGAAGGGTTTCAGTGAGGCCGGAGTGGAGCAGCGTGGACGGAAGCTACAGCTTTTAGTGGGTGTGGGCCCCCAG CATCTGAGACTCCCACCTTCATACCTCTATGTACTTCTTCCTGGGAACCTCTCCTCCTTGGACATCTGCTACACCACCACCTCCATTCCCTCCACACTGGTGAGCTTCCtcttgaaaagaaagaagatcTCCTTCTCTGGCCGTGCATTGCAGATGTTCCTTGGCTTGGCCATGGGGACAACAGAGTGTGTGCTCCTGGGCATGATGGCCTTTGACCGGTATGTGGCTATCTGCAACCCCTGGATCATAGGAGTTGTCAACTCTGCAGTACAAACTGTGTTTGTGGTACAGTTGCCCTTCTGCAGGAATAATGTCATCCATCATTTCTCCTGTGAAATTCTGACTGTCATGAAATTGGCCTGTGCTGACATCTTAGGCGATGAGTTCATCATGTTTGTGGCTGCGATATTGTTCACATTGGTGCCCCTGCTCTTGATTGTCATctcttactcattaatcatttccAGCATCCTGAAAATCCACACTTCTGAGGGGAGAAGCAAAGCCTTCTCTACCTGCTCAGCTCATCTGATAATATTCTCTGGAACTATTCTCTTCATGTACATGAAGCCCAAGTCTAAAGAGCCACTTAATTCAGATGTCTTGGATGCTATTGACAAACTTATATCCATGTTCTATGGGGTGATGACTCCCATGATGAATCCTTTAATCAGTCTCAGAAACAAGGATGTGAAGGAAGCAGTAACACATTTATCTAACAGATGGTTCTTTAGCAAGT